In bacterium, a genomic segment contains:
- a CDS encoding UDP binding domain-containing protein, with product DTDDMREAKSIEICRLLRAAGARLHLYDPVAMENAKRIIGEDGIIYHANAYDAASGADAAVIVTEWREFSQLDLRRLKSSLKTPILFDGRNIYSLEKVARAGIEYHSIGRPSYFPE from the coding sequence CGGATACGGACGACATGCGCGAGGCCAAGAGCATCGAGATTTGCCGATTGTTGCGTGCGGCGGGCGCCAGGCTCCACCTCTACGATCCTGTTGCGATGGAAAACGCCAAGCGCATCATCGGGGAAGACGGAATCATCTACCACGCAAATGCCTACGATGCGGCGTCCGGGGCGGATGCGGCGGTGATCGTCACCGAATGGCGTGAATTTTCTCAACTCGATCTCCGGCGCCTGAAATCTTCCTTGAAGACACCCATACTTTTCGACGGAAGAAATATTTACTCGCTGGAAAAGGTGGCGAGAGCCGGAATCGAATATCATAGTATCGGCCGTCCCTCGTATTTTCCGGAATAA